A DNA window from Nitrososphaerota archaeon contains the following coding sequences:
- a CDS encoding ferrous iron transporter, translating to MLGQLLIALREGFEAALITTVILAYLIRIERRSLTKYVWTGVYLSIALSFLIGATIWVTYGILPKEAQVLFEGVAALVAVAVLTSMIYWMALKGRRIKEEIEGKLRSLVREEVMVVSGRSSVSAYLLQKRAAIAFITLSFIVVFREGLETVLFLTPFMITTPQETLAGAALGIGAAIILAYLFYKIGMTLNLRRFFYYTSILLTLLAAGLAGYGTHELLEYSESIGVELGWVAEPAYALNISSDSLIHHKGALGSIFAVLFGYTIKAEWLRLIVHITYLVIALPLLIRTYRKK from the coding sequence ATGTTAGGTCAGCTGCTTATCGCTCTACGTGAAGGGTTTGAAGCAGCTCTAATCACAACCGTTATCCTAGCATACCTCATCAGAATAGAGAGGAGAAGTTTAACGAAGTATGTTTGGACGGGGGTTTACCTCTCCATAGCCTTAAGCTTTCTCATAGGAGCCACTATCTGGGTCACATATGGAATCTTGCCTAAAGAAGCCCAAGTCCTATTCGAGGGAGTAGCAGCTTTGGTCGCCGTCGCGGTGCTTACATCCATGATCTACTGGATGGCTCTAAAAGGTAGGAGGATCAAAGAGGAGATAGAAGGCAAGCTTAGAAGCCTAGTGCGGGAAGAGGTTATGGTAGTATCTGGCAGAAGCAGCGTTTCAGCCTACCTCCTTCAGAAAAGGGCGGCCATCGCCTTTATCACACTTAGCTTCATAGTCGTTTTTAGGGAAGGGTTAGAGACCGTGCTCTTCCTCACACCATTCATGATAACAACTCCTCAAGAGACGTTGGCTGGTGCTGCGCTAGGAATAGGTGCAGCGATAATCTTAGCCTACTTGTTTTACAAGATAGGCATGACACTTAATCTAAGAAGATTCTTCTACTACACAAGCATTCTACTCACTTTATTGGCAGCAGGCTTAGCAGGGTATGGTACACACGAACTGCTTGAGTACTCTGAATCTATCGGTGTAGAATTAGGTTGGGTTGCTGAGCCAGCTTACGCGCTTAATATTTCAAGCGACAGTCTCATCCACCATAAGGGAGCTTTAGGATCTATCTTTGCTGTTCTCTTTGGTTATACGATTAAAGCAGAGTGGCTTAGGCTGATCGTGCACATAACCTACCTGGTGATCGCTCTACCTCTTCTGATCCGCACGTATCGCAAGAAATAG
- the malQ gene encoding 4-alpha-glucanotransferase has translation MQSKSKPSLGDLCRLYSVQTMYRDVFGKVRRPPNASLLKVLRSLGAKLEGLSDVTQAYRARLAQLKSRVVEPVLVLFDGSRSLPIKLEEHSDNKIVCRLRLEGEEKVREWVINASTQPVKDFTLRAPFDIPFGYHRLDVRVGDSTYRSLVIAAPSKAYQQKSRVWGLFIPLYALHSRRSWGAGTYTDILNLIKWASRVGASFVGTTPLLPFNPSAPFDPSPYSPSSRLFWSDFYVDLNTPSTLKLLDEGLRKKLREVVLAKRVGYEDIIQIKTHIAAKLAQKALKNRNSKIVRYIKEHPELEEFARFRAARESEQTKGFEKSVSQHLYLQALAHLQFEQVSHYAKRVGVGLYLDLPLGCSPEGYDAWRYSDLFVKDVSVGAPPDFFFPRGQNWGINPLHPEKIREAGYSYFMECVRHHMRHAGYLRLDHIMALHRLYWIPKGAGSGEGVYVKYRAEEFYAIICLESHRHRCVVVGENLGTVPSYVNRSLRRHGLLGCFILQLKHPQTIEQITPNTLAALNTHDMPTFKAYLNGLDITLRHKMGLISDQQAAKEREQRKQQIKELKQYLKDRGLLKEEHSLEDLLAASLKMLASSSAKLLLISLEDLWLEEAVHNIPGTGAEAGNWRHRSELSLERIVKDTRVRALLEMVAEARRSAS, from the coding sequence TTGCAGAGCAAGAGTAAGCCGAGCTTAGGAGATCTGTGCCGACTTTACAGTGTGCAGACGATGTATCGTGATGTTTTTGGCAAGGTTAGGCGACCACCCAATGCTTCGCTTCTAAAGGTCCTTAGATCGCTTGGAGCAAAATTAGAGGGTCTATCCGATGTAACCCAAGCCTATCGAGCGCGGCTTGCTCAACTTAAGTCTAGAGTCGTAGAGCCTGTGCTGGTTCTGTTTGATGGAAGCAGATCCCTACCAATAAAACTAGAGGAACATTCAGATAACAAGATTGTATGTAGGCTAAGATTAGAGGGAGAAGAGAAAGTCAGAGAATGGGTCATCAATGCTAGCACTCAGCCTGTCAAGGATTTTACCCTAAGAGCACCTTTCGATATACCCTTTGGATACCATAGGCTTGATGTGAGGGTTGGTGATTCGACATATCGCTCTCTCGTTATCGCGGCACCCTCCAAGGCCTATCAACAAAAGAGTAGGGTTTGGGGTCTGTTCATACCACTTTACGCTCTCCATTCAAGGAGAAGCTGGGGCGCAGGAACCTATACTGATATTCTTAACCTCATTAAGTGGGCGTCTAGAGTTGGCGCTTCATTTGTCGGGACTACTCCGCTACTTCCTTTTAATCCCTCTGCCCCCTTCGACCCAAGCCCATATTCGCCCTCCAGCAGACTCTTCTGGAGTGACTTCTACGTAGATCTAAACACACCCTCTACTCTAAAGCTGTTGGATGAAGGATTAAGGAAGAAGTTAAGGGAGGTAGTTTTAGCGAAAAGAGTTGGGTACGAAGATATAATTCAAATCAAAACTCATATTGCAGCTAAACTCGCTCAAAAAGCTCTAAAGAACAGAAACAGCAAAATAGTAAGATACATCAAAGAACACCCAGAGCTGGAGGAATTTGCTAGATTCAGAGCAGCGAGGGAATCAGAACAGACAAAGGGGTTTGAAAAGAGTGTTAGCCAGCACCTTTACCTACAAGCGCTAGCCCACCTACAGTTTGAACAAGTTTCACATTACGCCAAAAGGGTGGGGGTTGGTTTATATCTAGATTTACCTCTTGGTTGCAGCCCTGAGGGTTATGATGCTTGGCGTTACAGCGACCTATTCGTCAAAGATGTTTCAGTTGGTGCTCCACCAGACTTCTTCTTCCCCAGGGGGCAGAACTGGGGCATAAACCCTTTACATCCAGAAAAGATTAGAGAAGCTGGCTACAGCTACTTCATGGAATGCGTCAGACACCATATGCGGCACGCGGGCTACCTTAGACTGGATCACATAATGGCCCTACACAGACTCTATTGGATACCAAAAGGCGCTGGAAGCGGTGAAGGAGTTTATGTGAAGTATAGGGCTGAGGAGTTCTACGCCATAATATGCCTAGAGTCACATAGGCATAGATGTGTGGTGGTAGGCGAAAACCTCGGTACAGTGCCAAGCTATGTGAACAGGTCTCTCAGAAGGCACGGGCTACTAGGATGCTTCATCCTCCAACTAAAACACCCCCAAACCATAGAGCAGATCACACCTAACACCCTAGCTGCGTTGAACACACACGATATGCCGACATTCAAGGCCTATCTAAACGGGTTAGACATAACACTAAGACACAAAATGGGGTTAATAAGTGATCAGCAAGCAGCAAAGGAACGCGAGCAACGTAAGCAGCAGATAAAGGAGCTGAAGCAGTACTTAAAAGATCGCGGCTTACTCAAAGAAGAGCATTCTTTAGAGGATCTCCTAGCGGCAAGTCTAAAGATGCTTGCTTCCAGCAGCGCCAAACTGCTCTTAATCAGCTTGGAGGATCTATGGCTCGAAGAAGCGGTGCACAACATTCCTGGAACAGGTGCAGAGGCTGGGAACTGGAGGCATAGATCAGAGCTCAGCTTAGAAAGGATTGTGAAAGATACTAGAGTTAGGGCGCTCCTCGAGATGGTAGCTGAAGCCAGAAGATCCGCATCTTAG